ACCACCTCCCGCGCCTGGGCGATGCTCGGCCTCGGCGTCGCCGCCCAGGCCGCCGGCACCCTCGTGGTGTCCGCCCCCGCGCTGCTCATCCCGTACCTGCACGCCCACGGCACGACGCTCACCCTCGCCGGGCTCCTGGCCGCCGCACCGACGTTCGGCATGGTCCTGACGCTCATCGCCTGGGGTGCGATCACCGACCGCGTCGGCGAGCGCGCCGTCATCGCGGGCGGGCTCGTGCTCACGACCCTCGCGGTCGTCGGGGCCTGGCTGGCAGCGGGCGACCCGGTGCTGCTCGGCCTGGCGTTCCTCGCCGCCGGCATGACGAGCGCCTCGACGAACGCCGCGAGCGGACGGGTCGTGGTGGGGTGGTTCCCGAAGGAGCGGCGCGGCCTCGCGATGGGCATCCGGCAGATGTCGCAGCCGCTCGGGGTGACGCTCGCGGCCGTCACGGTCCCGCAGCTCGCCGAGGCGGACGGCATCCGCGTGGCCCTCGTCCTGCCCGTCGTCCTGTGCGCCGTGCTCGCCGTGCTGTGCGCGATCGGCATCGCGAACCCGCCCCGCCCCGCGCGTGCGTACGCCCCGGTGGAGCACGTCGCGAACCCGTACCGGGCGAACGGGTTCCTGTGGCGGATCCACGCGGTGTCGGTCCTGCTCGTCGTGCCGCAGTTCACGCTGTCCACGTACGGCCTGGTGTGGCTCGTCGGCCTCGGCTGGTCGACCCCGGCTGCGGGACTGCTCGTCGGGGCGTCGCAGTTCGTCGGCGCCGTCGGGAGGATCCTCGTCGGCGCCTGGAGCGACCGCGCCGCCTCGCGCGTCGGCCCGCTGCGGATCGTCGCGGTGAGCGCCGCCGTGGTGATGGGGCTGCTGGCGCTGGTGGACGCCACACACATCGCCGCCGCCGCAGTGTTCCTCGTCGTCGCCACGAGCGTCACCGTCGCGGACAACGGGCTCGCGTACACATCGGTGGCCGAGGCCGCGGGGCCGTTCTGGTCGGGACGGGCGCTCGGGGCACAGAACACCGGGCAGTTCATCGCGGCGAGCGCCGTGGGTCCCGGGGTCGGCGCGCTCGTCGGGGCGCTCGGGTTCGCGGCGTCGTTCTCGATCGTGGGGGTGTTGCCGCTGCTGGCGCTGCCGCTGGTGCCCCGGCGAGATCGTTCCCACGACTGACCGCGGGACGGACGGGAGGCGCGGCGCCAGCCGGCACCGCGCCTCCCGTCCGTCAGGTGCTCACCGCATCAGGCGGGGACGGCCGGCCCCACCGGCCACCGCAGCAACGCCGCCGCCGCGACCCCGCCCGGCAGCGACGCCGCGTTGACGAGCACGAGCTCCGCGTCCGTCAGCACCGCCGCACGCACGAGCGCGCACACCGCCGGCACCGCTCCGATGACGGGCGTCCCGGCAGCCTGTTCCGGCGCCGTCGCCACCCACGGGGCACCGGCGAGCGCGAGGAGCGTCCGCTCCCCGACCGCCACGGCGTCGAGCGCGACGACCGATCCCTGCGCCTGCTGCAGCGCCCCGACGACTGCTCCGAGCCCGGTCACCGCGAGGTTGTCGCCCCGACCGACGTGGGTGCGGAGCAGGTCCTCGAGGTCGTGGCGTCGGGTGGCGACGACCCGGGCGAGCGCGGTCTCGACGTGCTCGACGAACGCCTGCTTCGACGAGGCGTCGGCGCGGGGGTCGCCCGGGAAGACGGAGGTCAGCGCACGGGTCTCCGAGGACAGCGCCTTCACGAGGAGCTCCCGCGCGGTGACGTCCCCGGCGACCACGACGAGTCCGGGTCGGAGTGTCCGGACGGCCTCGTCCACGGCGGCGGCGGTCTCCGACGAGTTCTGCTTCCAGATCTCCTCGGTGTGCTGCTGCCAGTGCGGCTGCTTCCACCCGGTCCCGGCCTTGGCGTAGTGCAGGGTGTCGTTGCGCCCCTGGACCTGCTGCTCACCGCCGGTCGCGTCGAGCGGCGCGTGGCCGAGTCGGTAGGCACGGAAGGCTCCACCCTCCTTGCCGGCGTGCACCACCAGGAACGGCAGGTCGACGGGCCGGTGGGCGACGAGCGGCACGAGGTCGGGGACGGCACCGACGCCGACCGACTCCGCGCCGTGCAGGTGCCCGGGCAGGACCTCGCTCAGCACGATTGCACCGTCGTGGACCAGCACGTACCGGGTGACGGGCGAGGGGATGCCGGGTTCCTGCTCGAACTCGCCGGCGACGAGGTCGACCACGTCGTCGGTCGCACCCTGCGCACGCAGGGCCTCCTCGACCACACGCAGCTTCAGTGCCGCCTGCCGTCGGGGGTCCTCCACTTTGCCGGAGACGTCGGCGTACGCCCAGGCCCAGGTCCCACCGCCCTCCAGCCGCTGTCCCAGGATCCCGTGCAGTTCGCTCGTCGCGTTGGTCGACGTCATGGCAGCTCCTCTCGACGGATGCCGGGGCTGTCACGGACCCCGACGTTTCGTGTTGGCCCACACTCCACCCCGGCGGGGCACGGTGTTCCACGTCCGGAGGGAACGTCCAGAATCTTCGTGAAAGTACAGCTGCGCTCGGTTTTGTGGTTGGGTTGGAGGCATCCCGCTCGACGACGAACCGGAGTCCCGGCAATGACGCCTCCACCGAACCGACGGCCCATCTCCCGACGACAACTGCTGGGCTTCGGCCTCGGCGCGGCCGCGACCGGACTGCTCGCCGGCTGCGCGGTGCCGGGCTCGACCAACGTGAACAAGGCGGCGCTGATCCCCGCCGCCGCGAGCGGGCAGAAGGTCGAACTGACCTACTGGGCCTGGCTCAAGGACCTGCAGAAGGTCTGCGACGTCTGGAACAAGACGCACCCGGACATCCAGGTGACCGCGAACTGGATCCCGGGCGGCAACAGCGGCGGGTACCAGAAGATGTACTCCGCGCTCGCGGCCGGTGGTGGCCCGGACATCGGGCAGGTCGAGCTCCGTCAGATCCCCGAGTTCATGCTCGCCAACGGCTTGGTCGACCTCGCCCGCTACGGCGCGAAGGACTTCGAGTCGAAGTACGACGACGCCGCCTGGGCGCAGGTCTCGTTCGTGGACGGCATCTACGGCATCCCCCAGGACACCGGCCCCATGGGCTTCTACTACCAGACGGCGCTCCTGGAGCAGGCCGGCGGCGAACCCCCGACGACGTGGGACGAGTGGCGCGACCTCGCCGAGAAGGTCCGGAAGACCGGGGCGCAGAACTACCTCGAGGTCTTCCCGGTCTCGGACGCCTCGCCCTTCGCCGCGTACGCGCAGCAGGCCGGCGCCCGGTGGTTCAAGGTCGACGGCGACGAGTGGGTCGTCGACATGACCGACGAGAAGACCCTGATGGTCGCCGAGTTCTTCGACGGCGTGATCGACGACAAGCTCGTCGACACGAGCGCCGGCGCGTACTCCCCGGGCTGGTACGCCTCGGCTGCGAGCGGCAAGATCGCGGCCGTCACGAGCGCGAGCTGGGGCGACGCCCTCATCGAGTCCGTCCAGGGCGGCGAGGGGAAGTGGAAGGTCGCACCCATGCAGAAGTGGGGCGACACCGGGTTCGGGTCGAGCGCGATCGGCGGTTCGACGGCTGCGGTGCTCGCCAACGCGAAGCACCCGAAGGAAGCGCTCGAGTTCATCACGTGGATGACCACCTCGAAGGAGGGCATCGACGCGATGATCAAGTACTGCGGCATCGGGTGGTCGCCCGCGAAGGACTACATCGGGGCGCAGCGCGAACAGCCGAGCAAGTGGTTCTCCGGGCAGAACTACAACGAGGACGTCTTCGTCCCCGCCGCCCAGGAGCAGAACGTCGAGTGGTCCTGGTCGCCCGTGACGCAGTCGGCGTTCACGAGTCTGCAGAACCAGTTCCGCCGCAAGCTCACGAGTGGGCTGAAGCTCACCGACGCGGTGGAGCTCGCCCAGAAGGAGATCGTCCAGTCCTTCAAGGACAAGGGCCTCAGCGTGAGGACGGCACGATGACCACGACGCAGCCGAAGAACGGCTTCCGCACGAGCACGAAGGCCACGGTCGCCCAGAAGCGCGCCCCGTGGATCCTGCTCGCACCCTTCCTCGCCCTGTTCGTGCTGACGTTCATCATCCCGATCATCAGCGCGCTGTTCCAGTCGTTCACGACCGTCGACCGCGAGGGGCTGTTCGGCGAGGACGGCGTCGTCGGCAAGTTCGCCGGCTTCGACAACTACGCGATCGCCCTGCAGGACGCCGGCTTCGTCGCCTCGATCGGCCGCATGCTGCTGTTCGGCATCGTGCAGGTCCCGGTGATGATCATCGCCTGCACGATCCTCGCGCTGCTGCTCGAGTCGGCGAGCGCCCGCTGGCCGGGCTTCTTCCGTGCGATCTACTTCATGCCGTACGGCGTCCCCGGCGTCATCGCGACGATCCTGTGGTCGTTCCTGTACGTGCCGGGCCTGTCGCCGATCGTGTCGCTGCTGCAGGGGATCGGGCTCCAGCCGGACTTCCTCGGCGCGAACAGCGTGCTCTGGTCGATCGCGAACATCGTCACGTGGACGTACACCGGCTACAACATGCTCATCATCGTGGCGCAGCTGAAGTCCATCCCCGGCGAGGTCTACGAGGCCGCCAAGGTCGACGGCGCGAACGCGTTCCAGGTCGCGTGGCGGATCCAGATCCCCCTCATCGCGCCGGCACTCGTGCTCACGACGGTGTTCTCGATCATCGGCACGCTGCAGCTCTTCGCGGAGCCGCAGATCCTGTCCACGGTCGCCCCCGCGATCGACACCGAGTACACGCCGAACTACGCCGCCTACACGAACGCGTTCGCGTTCAACGAGTACGGCGTCGCGAGTGCGCAGGCGGTCATCATCGCGCTGGCCGCGTTCATCCTGTCGTTCGCGTTCCTCGCGTTGACGAACCGTCCGCCGAAGGACGAGCGGGATCGCCGCAAGCGGGCGAAGCGGGACGGCCAGGAGGCGCGGGTCGCGCTCCAGACGCGCGTCGCGTCCGCCGGGACGGTCACCACCCAGGCCGCACCGCACCTCCCGGGCCGCTCCGGTCCGGACCACGGCACCACCGTCACGAAGGGGGCGGACGCATGAGCAGCGAAGCCATCGAAGCGCCGGCCACCGCGAAGACCGCGGTCCCGGTGGACACCACGTCGATCTCGGCGCACCAGCGCCGCAAGCTCGACCGCTCCGGCAAGTCGCAGATCGTCGTGACGGGCATCCTCGTCATCGTCGCGATCTACTTCCTCGTCCCGCTGTACTGGGTGATCATCGCCGCGACGAAGACCACCGGCGCACTGTTCGCCACGAACGGGTTCTGGTTCGGCGGCGACTTCGCGCTGTTCAGCAACCTCCAGCAGGTGTTCACGTACGACGGCGGCATCTTCGTCCGCTGGATCGCGAACAGCATCCTGTACTCGGGCGTCGGCGCCGTCCTCGCGACGTACTTCGCCGCGGCGGGTGGCTACGCGCTCGCGAAGTACGAGTTCCGGGGTCGGCAGCTCGTGTTCGGCACGATCCTCGGCGGCGTGCTCGTGCCGGGGACGGCGACGGCGCTGCCGCTGTTCCTGCTGTTCTCGACGCTGGGCCTGACCGACACGTACTGGAGCGTGCTCATCCCGAGCCTCGTCTCACCGTTCGGCCTGTTCCTCTGCCGGGTGTACGCCGCGGCGTCGGTGGACACGGCGCTCCTCGAGCAGGCACGCATCGACGGGGCCGGCGAGCTCCGGATCTTCCACACGATCGTGCTCCGGCAGATGACGCCGGCACTCGTCACCGTGTTCCTGTTCCAGGTCGTCGGCATCTGGAACAACTTCTTCCTGCCGCTCATCATGCTGGCCGACCAGAAGCTGTACCCGATCACACTGGGACTCAACAACTGGCGCTCGCAGGTGGACCGGCTGCCGGAGTTCTACCAGCTCACCACCGGCGGGGTGCTCGTCTCGGTCATCCCGCTCGTCATCGCCATCATCGTCCTGCAGCGCTTCTGGCGCGGGGGCCTCACGGAAGGATCGGTCAAGGGTTGACCATCGCCGCACTCTCCTCCACCGCCCCCGGTTCGGACACCCGGCTGGCCCCACGGGCCTGGCTGCACACGGACGCTCCCGCCCTGTCGTTGGACGGGGAATGGGACTTCCGGTGGTCGCCCGTCGCGGACGTCCCCGAACCGGGGCCGGAGGACGAGTGGGGCACCATCCCGGTGCCGGCGCACTGGGTGCTGCACGGGCACGGCGCGCCGAGCTACACGAACCTGCAGTACCCGTTCCCGATCGACCCGCCGCACCCGCCGGAGGAGAACCCGACCGGCGACTACCGCCGCACCTTCGACCTCCCGTCGTCCTTCGACGCCGCGGCCCGGGTGCTGCTCCGGTTCGACGGGGTGGAGTCGCACTTCCGGGTGTGGGTGAACGGCGTCGTCATCGGATGGTCGACCGGGTCGCGGCTCGCGACGGAGTTCGACGTCACGTCCGTGCTGCGACCGGGGGCGAACGAGGTCCGCGTCCGGGTGCACCAGTGGTCGGCGGCCTCGTACCTCGAGGACCAGGACCAGTGGTGGCTGCCCGGGATCTTCCGCGACGTCACGCTGCTGGCGCGGCCGACCGCCCCGATCGACGACGTGTTCGTGCAGGCCGGCTGGACCGCCGTGCTCGGGAGTGCGGCGAGCGCCGGGACAGCGGCGTCCGGCCGACCGTCGACCGGCACGGGGACGATCTCGTTCCCGACCGTCGATGCTGCGTTCCCGGTGCGCTTCACGGTGCCCGCGCTCGGCGTCGACGTCTCGTGGGCGTCCGCCGACGAGGTCGGACCGATCACCGTCGAGGGGGTCGAGCCGTGGAGCGCCGAGCTCCCGACGCTGTACGACGCGACGCTGTCCACCGGGACCGCAGCCGGTGGGAGCGCCGGTGGTGAGACCGTGTCGCTGCGGCTCGGCTTCCGCACCGTGTCGATCGAGGGCGATCGGTTCCTGGTGAACGGCGAGCGCGTGGTGTTCCACGGCGTGAACCGGCACGAGACCCACCCCGTGCGCGGTCGGGTGTTCGACGAGGAGCACGCACGCGCCGACATGGCGCTCATGAAGCGGAACAACGTCAACGCCATCCGGACGTCGCACTACCCGCCGCACCCCCGCGTGCTCGACCTCGCCGACGAGCTGGGCTTCTGGGTGATCCTGGAGTGCGACCTCGAGACGCACGGGTTCATCTTCACCGGCTGGGTCGGCAACCCGTCGGACGACCCGGCCTGGCGCGACGCGTACCTCGACCGCATCGCGCGGACCGTCGAGCGCGACAAGAACCACGCGTCGATCGTGATGTGGTCGCTCGGCAACGAGTCCGGGACCGGCCGCAACCTCGCCGCGATGTCGCAGTGGGTGCACGACCGCGACGACGAACGTCCGGTCCACTACGAGGGCGACTACACGGGTGCCTACACCGACGTGTACTCGCGCATGTACCCGTCGCTGCAGGAGACCGAGTCGATCGGCGGCGGTCCGGCAACGCCCCTGCTCGGCTGCGGCCCGGCCGAGGCGGCTCGCCAGCGGTCGAAGCCGTTCATCCACTGCGAGTACGTGCACGCGATGGGCAACGGACCCGGCCAGATCGCCGAGTACGAGGCCCTCGTGGACAAGTACCCGCGGCTGCACGGTGGGTTCGTGTGGGAGTGGCGGGACCACGGGTTGCTCGCGCACACCCCCGACGGACAGCCTTACTACGCGTACGGCGGCGACTTCCACGAGGTCGTCCACGACGGCAACTTCGTGATGGACGGCCTGGTGCTGCCCGACGACACCCCGACGCCGGGGCTGGCCGAGTTCGCGGCCGTCGTGGCGCCGATCCGGCTGTCCGCGTCGGACACCACCGTCCTCGTCGAGAACCGGTACCACTCGGCCTCGACCGCGGGACTGCGGTTCCACTGGACGCTGTCCCGGAACGGCGTGGTGGAGCACGAGGGCCGGTTCTCGCCGGGCGTCGTCGCGGCGCGGTCCTCCGCCACGGTGCCGGTGCCGGACGAGGTGCTCGAGGCCGCGACCGCGACGCTCGCCCCCGGTGACGAGCTGTGGTTCGACGTCACGGCGGAACTGGCGGGGCCGACCGCGTGGGCGGACACCGGCCACGTCCTGGCACGCACCCAGACGCTCGTCGCATCGCGCGAGGCGGACGTGCCACGGGCCTCCGGTCAGGGGTGGGACGGCGACCGACTCGGCGACGGGACGTTCTCGGCCCGCGGTGACCTGGTGTCCTGGAAGGGGCACGAGGTGGCGGGGCCGCGACTCGAGCTGTGGCGCGCACCGACCGACAACGACAGTCTGGCGTCGCAGGGCGGGTACGAGACGGCCGACCCGGTGCTGACGCACGGCGTGGGCGACCCGGACGCTCCCCCGTCGGCCACACGCTGGCGGGAACGCGGGTTGGACCGGCTCACGCACCGGCTCGTGTCGGTGTCGCGGACGGACTCCGGGCTCGAGCAGCGGGTCCGCGTCGCGGCGGCGAACAGCGGGTGGGGCGTCGACGTCACGCACCGCTGGACCCTGACCGACGCCGGGCTGCTGCTCCAGACCGACGCGGTTCCGTTCGGCGCGTGGGACGTCACGTGGCCACGGATCGGGGTGCGGTTCGACCTGCCAGCGTCCCTGGCTGACTCGGACGCGTCGTGGTTCGGCACGGGGCCGCTCGAGTCGTACGCGGACTCGTCGCACGCCGCCCGCGTCGGACGCTTCTCGGCACCGGTGCGGTCGCTCGGCGTCGAGTACTCGATGCCGCAGGAGACCGGGCACCGGCCGTCGCTGCGCGAGCTGTCGGTCGGGCCGTTCACCGTGTCGACCGTCGGCTCGCACCGTGCGGGGTTCACCCTGTCGCCGTGGACCGCGCAGCAGATCGGTCGCGCGATGCACCCGTACGAGCTGCCGGTGTCGGAGCACCTGTACCTGTACCTCGACGCCGCGCAGCACGGCCTGGGGTCGCGTGCGTGCGGCCTCGACGTGCTGCCGGAGCACCAGCTCTGGCCGCAGGCGTTCTCGTGGAGCGTCGTGCTCGGCTGAGCGCAGCCCGGAAGTCGTATATCTGATACATATTCCTTGCGCCTGCGTCGGGCGTACGGAAGGGTCTTCTCCACCAGCAGAGAGGACCCCATGCACAGCACTCCCAGGCGCGCCGTCGCGAGCGCCGCCCTGACCGCCCTCGTGGTGGTCGGCGGCGGCCTCGCGACCGCGGTCGCCACGACGTCCCCCGCGCACGCGGTCGCGCCGTTCCCGGTCACCGACCCCTTCGTCGGACTGCCGGTCGGCACGACGATGCCCGCCGGCTGGACCCGGATCGCGACGGACGACGGACAGGCAGCGATCGTCGACCACGGCGCCGCCGGACGGTGGCTGCGGCTGACCGACGACACGAAGCGGGTGAGTTCCGCCGTCTACAACGAGTCGCCCTACGACTCCAGCCACGGCCTGACGGTCGAGTTCGACCAGCGGATGTGGAGCACGACGGACACCGGGTACGCCGACGGGATCGGGTTCTTCCTGCAGGACGCCGCCGTCCCGCTCGACGCGATCGGGCCCGTCGGTGCCGGCCTCGGCTACCACGACGGCACCCGCCCCTGCGAGGAAGGCCTCGACGGCGGGGTCGTCGGGATCGGGTTCGACCGGTTCGGCAACTTCGCGCGTCCCGACGTCGTCCCGAACGCGATCACCGTCCGGGGTCCGGAGCGCGAGTGCTACCCGGTCCTCGCGACCACCGGGGACCTCGGCGACGGGTTCCTCGAAGACCGCGAGACCACGGCCGAGGCGGCCACGCACCGCCACGTGAAGATCGATCTCCTGCCGACCGACGCCGGCGGGATCCGGGTGCTCGTCGCCATGTCCGAGCCGACCGACCCCGGCGCCGACGCGGGCGAGCTGCGCGAGGTCGTCAGCGCCGACCTCCCCGCCACGGCGCTGCCGGAACAGGTGCGGTTCGGCTTCAGCGCATCGACCGGTGGCCGGACGCAGTTCCACGAGATCCGGAACCTGCGGGCGACGCAGCCGACCGACGTCGTCACGACCGCCCACACGCTGACGAACGCGCCGGTCACACCCGGCGAGGACGTCACGTTCGAGCTGCGGTCGGTGAACGACGGGCCGGCGACGATCGGCGGAGCGGTCGACGCCGTCGCGCGCACGGTGGCGGTGACCGAGGGACTGCCGCTGACGGACGTGCGGTGGACGTGCCGTGCGGAGGCCGGGGCGACGTGCGGCACCGCGGCGGGACAGGGTGCGGTCGCCGCCGACTGGTCTGGCCCGCCCGGTGGTGCGGTCACGATCGCGGTGCGGGGGACGGTGCCGGTGACGACCCGCTCCGGCCTCCACACGATGCCCGTCGAGAGCGTCACGGACTTCACGAGCGACCGCCTCGACGCAGCCCGCCCCGCGATCGCACTCGACGGTTCGGTGACCGACGTCGACCTGTCGAACAACGCCGACCGGACCGCGTTCGAGGTCGTCCTGCCCGAGGCCGTCGCGGTCGACGACGAGGGCACGACGAAGCAGGGCGAGCCGGTGACGATCGACGTCCTCGGCAACGACCCGCTCGACGGGAGCTCGGCGGACCCGGACTTGCTGCGCTTGAGCGGCGACGGGATCGAGGGGGCGGAGCTCTCGGCGGACGGCAAGCGGCTCCGGGTCCCCGGCGAGGGCGTCTGGACGGTCGAGGGCGTGCAGGTGACGTTCACCCCGGAGTCGTCGTTCTCCGGACCGGCGACGGCGGTGCGGTACCAGGTGACAACGCACGCGGGGCAGACCGTGGTGGCGGTCGTCCGGGTCGTCGTGGAGCCCGTCGAGTCGGTGGTCGTACCGCCGACGCCTGGCCCGGGCGCGGGCTCGGGCGGCGGCGCGGGCTCCGGCTCGGGCTCCGGCGCGGGTGCCGGCTCGGGCTCGGGACCGGGCGCTGGTGCTGGTGCTGGTGACCGCGGGGCGTCCGACGCCGTGGCCGAGCGGGCGAGCGCGCGGGGAGTGCTGGCGTACACGGGCGTGTCCGGGCCGGCCGCTCTCGTCACCGGGGCCGTGGCGGCGCTGCTGCTCGCCGCGGGTGCGTGGGTGCTGCTCGCGCGGCGGCGCGCCGTGGCCGCGCGCTAGCCGCCGGCGGCTCGCCGCGGCTCGCACAACGGAAGTCACCTCGAACCAGGCGGAAGCGCGGTTCGAGGTGACTTTCGTCGTGCGCCAGCCGGGCGCGAGCCAGCCCGCTGCGCAGGCAGAGGGAGGTTCCACGGCGTTCGTGACCGTTCTGGTTCGCGATTCCCGGGTTTCACGAACCAGAACGGTCAGCGAGCCCGAAAGATGCGCGTACCGGCGGAGACGAGCGACGAACCGCCCGCGCCTGCGCTCGCCCGCTACGCGCTCAGCGCCGGGATCGCCGCCGGGTCGGACGCATCGAGGAACTCCGTCAGCCGCTCGGGCTCGCCCGGCTCCTCGATCGCCGAAGCCGCCCGCCGCAACGCGAACAGCGCCCGCAGCACGCCCCGGTTCGGCTCGTGCGACCACGGCACCGGCCCGGCGCCGCGCCAGCCCGCCTTCCGCAGCGCATCGAGCCCACGATGGTACCCCACCCGCGCGTAGGCGTAGGACTCGAGGGTCGCCCCACGCTCCCACGCCTCGTCGGCGAGCAGTGCCCACGCCAGGCTCGACGCCGGGTGCGACACCACGACGCTCGCGACGGGGGCGTCGGCGGCGAGGGCGGCGGTCACCTCCGGGTCGGCGGGCAGGAGCGTCTCGGGGTTCGCGGTCGGGTTCGGCAGCAGGTTCTCCGGCATGCCCCCAGCCTGTCACGGCTCGAGGGCCTTGCGCGGCGCGAGACTCCCGGCGTACCGTGGGCGGGTCCTCGTCGTCATCGCGAGGCCACCGGTGCGGGACGACCGACCGGCGGTGCGGGTGGCGGTCACGCAGGGCTCCCCGACGGAAGTGGACGCATTGCTGTCGATCACCGGATCTGCTCAGCCCTCGCGCTGACACCGT
The sequence above is a segment of the Curtobacterium sp. BH-2-1-1 genome. Coding sequences within it:
- a CDS encoding DUF3151 domain-containing protein, producing the protein MPENLLPNPTANPETLLPADPEVTAALAADAPVASVVVSHPASSLAWALLADEAWERGATLESYAYARVGYHRGLDALRKAGWRGAGPVPWSHEPNRGVLRALFALRRAASAIEEPGEPERLTEFLDASDPAAIPALSA